From Musa acuminata AAA Group cultivar baxijiao chromosome BXJ3-8, Cavendish_Baxijiao_AAA, whole genome shotgun sequence, one genomic window encodes:
- the LOC103974222 gene encoding CDP-diacylglycerol--serine O-phosphatidyltransferase 1-like isoform X1: MDVNGLRKTAKRDFVSREDGVAKSLNDFGDFDPWTAWAYKPHTISLLLIGTCLLVWASGVVDPESTASNDVVTSVKSDLFCFLRGVWAVIAVYLAYSLLQAPSTVLIRPHPAIWRMVHGMAVVYLVALTFLLFQNRDDAREFMKFLHSDLGVELPERSYGTDCRIYVPENPESRFNNVYDTLFDEFVPAHIFGWWGKAIMIRNQPLLWVLSIGFETMELTFRHMLPNFNECWWDSIILDIIICNWFGIWAGMRTVRYFDGKTYEWVGISRQPNIIGKVKRTLGQFTPARWDKDEWHPLLGPWRFIQVLFLCVVFMTVELNTFFLKFCLWIPPRNPLIVYRLVLWWLIAIPTIREYNTYLQDRKPVKKLGAFCWLSLAICIVELLICVKFGHGLFPNPMPPWLITFWTAVGIAIVIFLLAWSFQIHRTVMMKKL, translated from the exons ATGGACGTCAATGGTCTGCGGAAAACAGCAAAAAGAGACTTCGTATCTCGAGAAGATGGTGTTgcaaaatcattaaatgattttggtgattttgaTCCATGGACAGCTTGGGCATACAAGCCTCACACAATCTCTTTACTCCTCATTGGTACATGCCTGTTAGT TTGGGCAAGTGGTGTAGTTGATCCTGAAAGTACAGCATCTAATGATGTCGTTACATCAGTAAAGAG TGAtctcttttgtttcttaagaGGTGTCTGGGCAGTGATTGCAGTCTACCTAGCCTATTCCTTGCTGCAAGCACCATCAAC ggTACTTATAAGGCCACATCCTGCCATTTGGCGCATGGTCCATGGAATGGCTGTCGTGTATCTTGTCGCCCTCACTTTTTTGCTTTTTCAG AATCGTGATGATGCTCGGGAATTTATGAAATTTCTCCATTCGGACCTAGGAGTTG AACTACCTGAAAGGTCGTATGGCACTGATTGCCGTATTTATGTACCTGAGAATCCTGAAAGCAGGTTTAACAACGTttat GATACATTATTTGATGAATTTGTTCCTGCTCATATTTTTGGGTGGTGGGGAAAGGCTATAATGATACGTAACCAGCCCCTTTTGTGGGTGTTGTCAATTGGCTTTGAAACAATGGAG CTTACCTTTCGCCATATGTTGCCAAATTTTAATGAGTGCTGGTGGGACAGTATTATTTTGGACATCATTATCTGCAATTGGTTTG GTATCTGGGCAGGAATGCGTACTGTAAGGTACTTTGATGGAAAAACCTATGAGTGGGTTGGCATAAGTCGGCAGCCAAATATAATTGGTAAG GTCAAAAGAACATTGGGCCAGTTTACACCTGCACGATGGGACAAAGATGAATGGCATCCGCTGCTTGGACCATGGAGGTTCATTCAAGTGCTGTTCCTTTGTGTTGTTTTTATGACTGTGGAGCTGAACACCTTTTTTCTCAAGTTTTGTCTTTGGATTCCACCTAGAAACCCCTTGATTGTTTATAGATTGGTCCTCTGGTGGCTAATCGCTATTCCTACTATTCGCGAGTACAATACCTACTTGCAAGACAG GAAGCCTGTGAAGAAGCTCGGAGCATTCTGTTGGCTTTCACTGGCAATATGCATAGTGGAACTTCTAATCTGTGTTAAATTTGGCCATG GTCTCTTTCCCAATCCAATGCCTCCATGGTTGATAACATTTTGGACAGCCGTAGGCATAGCTATCGTAATTTTCCTTCTCGCATGGTCTTTTCAGATTCATCGAACGGTGATGATGAAGAAGTTATGA
- the LOC103974224 gene encoding uncharacterized protein LOC103974224 isoform X2 — protein sequence MRSSLIREKAFSSTRMGDHLALLVDHLLTESTLEAAIGSRKQGQIATDSASSEDPGKEFTRKRSVRDRVSPGKLVECRICQEEDEDCNLEIPCSCCGSLKYAHRKCVQRWCNEKGDTVCEICLKEFKPDYTAPPPKLFHYGSIPMNFRGNWEITREDLDDSRIITLFPSERDTMRSSYGDLSALSTRSTVCCQTVAITFMLLLLLRHMLPLVISGTEQHPFAPISILLLRTAGISLPVFLMIRTIRTFRHQQRR from the exons ATGCGTTCTAGTTTGATAAGGGAGAAGGCTTTCTC ATCCACAAGGATGGGAGACCACCTTGCGTTGCTGGTGGACCACCTGCTTACCGAATCAACGCTGGAAGCAGCCATTGGAAGCAGGAAGCAAGGCCAGATCGCCACCGACTCGGCATCCTCGGAGGACCCAGGCAAAGAATTCACTCGAAAGAGAAGCGTCAGAGACAGGGTCTCTCCGGGAAAATTGGTGGAGTGCCGAATCTGTCAAGAGGAAGATGAAGATTGCAACCTGGAGATCCCTTGTTCATGCTGTGGCAGCTTAAAG TATGCTCATAGGAAATGTGTTCAAAGATGGTGTAACGAGAAGGGTGACACAGTGTGTGAGATTTGCCTGAAG GAATTCAAGCCAGATTACACTGCCCCTCCTCCTAAGCTGTTTCACTATGGGAGTATTCCTATGAACTTTAG AGGAAACTGGGAGATCACCAGAGAAGACCTCGATGACTCTCGGATCATAACATTGTTTCCGTCAGAACGCGATACGATGCGTTCCAGCTATGGTGATTTATCAGCATTGAGCACAAGAAGCACCGTTTGCTGTCAAACGGTTGCCATAACA TTCATGTTGCTTTTGCTCCTTCGCCATATGCTTCCTCTCGTGATAAGTGGAACCGAGCAGCACCCGTTCGCTCCCATCTCA ATACTGCTGTTGAGGACTGCTGGAATTTCACTGCCAGTCTTTCTGATGATCAGAACAATAAGGACATTTCGACATCAGCAG AGAAGATGA
- the LOC135644605 gene encoding alpha-1,3-arabinosyltransferase XAT3-like — protein sequence MGYEMLLIKSPNRMESRKLGLALLVGFCIGVVTSFISITLSTAEQQFSLAYGARANPSPEINLHPHISGRSATGVIRMKQTSSSTNYAAHSTGQTKDDAVELASGKETEEANHGENEAERVQHTTQKQEAIESKPPGIGDRFNEHIGFERGEATKAACDLSNPRTDVCELHGDVRIHGKSSSVVLVSADREPRNPERRQSWQIKPYARKFDKAAMAHIQQMSVRSSNGLGDDVPRCTTNHSVPAVVFAIGGYSGNYYHDFTDVLVPLFITSRRFDGEVQLVIGTTKLWWISKYEPILRKLSRYEIVYSGSDDRVHCYPHAIVGLHSHKAMSIDPARAPNGYSMVDFTRFMRSTYSLGRDSPIRLGDGGGRKPRLLLIPRQGTRRFTNFREIVGVVEESGFEVVVAEAKMGSKVAEVARVVNSCDVMMGVHGAGLTNFVFLPTGAVIIQVVPFGNLENISRSCFGYSSEDAKLHYLEYSIREEESSLIEQYPRDHPVFKDPKSIHRKGWNKMGEVYLDKQNVKLDVNRFRPLLLKARQLLHR from the exons ATGGGGTACGAGATGCTCCTAATTAAGAGCCCGAACCGGATGGAGTCACGAAAGCTTGGATTGGCTCTCCTCGTAGGATTCTGCATCGGCGTCGTCACCAGTTTCATCTCCATCACGCTGTCTACAG CTGAACAACAGTTTTCCTTGGCCTACGGTGCTCGCGCCAATCCTTCGCCGGAGATCAACCTTCATCCACACATATCAG GCCGATCCGCCACTGGTGTCATCAGAATGAAGCAGACTTCATCGTCGACCAACTACGCCGCTCATTCGACAGGACAAACTAAAGATGATGCTGTGGAATTAG CAAGCGGAAAGGAGACAGAGGAGGCCAATCACGGAGAGAATGAGGCCGAGAGAGTGCAGCACACAACCCAGAAGCAAGAAGCAATCGAATCTAAGCCACCAGGTATAGGTGATCGTTTCAACGAGCATATCGGTTTCGAGCGTGGTGAAGCTACCAAGGCAGCTTGCGATCTTTCCAATCCAAGAACCGACGTCTGCGAGCTTCACGGCGATGTTCGAATTCACGGGAAGTCTTCCTCTGTGGTTCTTGTCAGTGCCGATCGCGAACCACGCAATCCAGAAAGAAGACAGTCGTGGCAGATCAAGCCTTATGCTCGCAAGTTCGACAAGGCAGCGATGGCGCACATCCAGCAAATGTCGGTGAGATCGTCGAATGGCCTCGGAGACGACGTCCCTCGCTGCACCACCAACCACAGCGTCCCCGCCGTCGTGTTCGCGATCGGAGGGTACAGCGGCAACTACTACCACGACTTCACCGACGTCCTTGTTCCGCTGTTCATAACCTCGCGACGGTTTGATGGCGAAGTCCAACTCGTGATAGGGACGACGAAGCTGTGGTGGATCTCCAAATACGAGCCGATCCTGAGGAAGCTGTCGCGGTACGAGATCGTCTACTCTGGCAGCGACGATCGAGTCCACTGTTACCCGCATGCGATCGTTGGCCTCCACAGCCACAAGGCCATGTCCATCGACCCCGCCAGGGCTCCAAACGGATACTCCATGGTCGACTTCACCAGGTTCATGAGGAGCACCTACTCGCTGGGGAGGGATTCCCCGATCAGACTGGGCGACGGCGGAGGCAGGAAGCCGCGGCTGCTGCTGATCCCGAGACAGGGGACTCGGAGATTCACCAACTTCCGGGAGATCGTGGGGGTGGTGGAGGAGTCGGGCTTCGAGGTGGTGGTGGCGGAAGCGAAGATGGGGAGCAAGGTGGCGGAGGTGGCGAGGGTGGTGAACTCGTGCGACGTGATGATGGGGGTGCACGGCGCCGGCCTCACCAACTTCGTGTTCCTGCCGACCGGCGCGGTGATCATTCAGGTAGTCCCCTTCGGCAATCTGGAGAACATCTCCCGGTCTTGCTTTGGGTACTCATCGGAGGACGCCAAGCTGCACTACCTGGAGTACAGCATAAGGGAGGAGGAGAGCAGTCTGATCGAGCAGTACCCGAGAGACCACCCTGTGTTCAAGGACCCCAAGTCGATTCACAGGAAGGGATGGAACAAGATGGGGGAGGTGTACTTGGACAAGCAGAACGTGAAGCTGGACGTGAACAGGTTCAGACCTCTTCTGCTGAAAGCCCGACAGCTTCTCCATCGATGA
- the LOC103974224 gene encoding uncharacterized protein LOC103974224 isoform X1 → MRSSLIREKAFSSTRMGDHLALLVDHLLTESTLEAAIGSRKQGQIATDSASSEDPGKEFTRKRSVRDRVSPGKLVECRICQEEDEDCNLEIPCSCCGSLKYAHRKCVQRWCNEKGDTVCEICLKEFKPDYTAPPPKLFHYGSIPMNFRGNWEITREDLDDSRIITLFPSERDTMRSSYGDLSALSTRSTVCCQTVAITFMLLLLLRHMLPLVISGTEQHPFAPISILLLRTAGISLPVFLMIRTIRTFRHQQMSSSR, encoded by the exons ATGCGTTCTAGTTTGATAAGGGAGAAGGCTTTCTC ATCCACAAGGATGGGAGACCACCTTGCGTTGCTGGTGGACCACCTGCTTACCGAATCAACGCTGGAAGCAGCCATTGGAAGCAGGAAGCAAGGCCAGATCGCCACCGACTCGGCATCCTCGGAGGACCCAGGCAAAGAATTCACTCGAAAGAGAAGCGTCAGAGACAGGGTCTCTCCGGGAAAATTGGTGGAGTGCCGAATCTGTCAAGAGGAAGATGAAGATTGCAACCTGGAGATCCCTTGTTCATGCTGTGGCAGCTTAAAG TATGCTCATAGGAAATGTGTTCAAAGATGGTGTAACGAGAAGGGTGACACAGTGTGTGAGATTTGCCTGAAG GAATTCAAGCCAGATTACACTGCCCCTCCTCCTAAGCTGTTTCACTATGGGAGTATTCCTATGAACTTTAG AGGAAACTGGGAGATCACCAGAGAAGACCTCGATGACTCTCGGATCATAACATTGTTTCCGTCAGAACGCGATACGATGCGTTCCAGCTATGGTGATTTATCAGCATTGAGCACAAGAAGCACCGTTTGCTGTCAAACGGTTGCCATAACA TTCATGTTGCTTTTGCTCCTTCGCCATATGCTTCCTCTCGTGATAAGTGGAACCGAGCAGCACCCGTTCGCTCCCATCTCA ATACTGCTGTTGAGGACTGCTGGAATTTCACTGCCAGTCTTTCTGATGATCAGAACAATAAGGACATTTCGACATCAGCAG ATGAGCAGCTCTCGGTAG
- the LOC103974222 gene encoding CDP-diacylglycerol--serine O-phosphatidyltransferase 1-like isoform X2 — MDVNGLRKTAKRDFVSREDGVAKSLNDFGDFDPWTAWAYKPHTISLLLIGTCLLVWASGVVDPESTASNDVVTSVKRGVWAVIAVYLAYSLLQAPSTVLIRPHPAIWRMVHGMAVVYLVALTFLLFQNRDDAREFMKFLHSDLGVELPERSYGTDCRIYVPENPESRFNNVYDTLFDEFVPAHIFGWWGKAIMIRNQPLLWVLSIGFETMELTFRHMLPNFNECWWDSIILDIIICNWFGIWAGMRTVRYFDGKTYEWVGISRQPNIIGKVKRTLGQFTPARWDKDEWHPLLGPWRFIQVLFLCVVFMTVELNTFFLKFCLWIPPRNPLIVYRLVLWWLIAIPTIREYNTYLQDRKPVKKLGAFCWLSLAICIVELLICVKFGHGLFPNPMPPWLITFWTAVGIAIVIFLLAWSFQIHRTVMMKKL, encoded by the exons ATGGACGTCAATGGTCTGCGGAAAACAGCAAAAAGAGACTTCGTATCTCGAGAAGATGGTGTTgcaaaatcattaaatgattttggtgattttgaTCCATGGACAGCTTGGGCATACAAGCCTCACACAATCTCTTTACTCCTCATTGGTACATGCCTGTTAGT TTGGGCAAGTGGTGTAGTTGATCCTGAAAGTACAGCATCTAATGATGTCGTTACATCAGTAAAGAG aGGTGTCTGGGCAGTGATTGCAGTCTACCTAGCCTATTCCTTGCTGCAAGCACCATCAAC ggTACTTATAAGGCCACATCCTGCCATTTGGCGCATGGTCCATGGAATGGCTGTCGTGTATCTTGTCGCCCTCACTTTTTTGCTTTTTCAG AATCGTGATGATGCTCGGGAATTTATGAAATTTCTCCATTCGGACCTAGGAGTTG AACTACCTGAAAGGTCGTATGGCACTGATTGCCGTATTTATGTACCTGAGAATCCTGAAAGCAGGTTTAACAACGTttat GATACATTATTTGATGAATTTGTTCCTGCTCATATTTTTGGGTGGTGGGGAAAGGCTATAATGATACGTAACCAGCCCCTTTTGTGGGTGTTGTCAATTGGCTTTGAAACAATGGAG CTTACCTTTCGCCATATGTTGCCAAATTTTAATGAGTGCTGGTGGGACAGTATTATTTTGGACATCATTATCTGCAATTGGTTTG GTATCTGGGCAGGAATGCGTACTGTAAGGTACTTTGATGGAAAAACCTATGAGTGGGTTGGCATAAGTCGGCAGCCAAATATAATTGGTAAG GTCAAAAGAACATTGGGCCAGTTTACACCTGCACGATGGGACAAAGATGAATGGCATCCGCTGCTTGGACCATGGAGGTTCATTCAAGTGCTGTTCCTTTGTGTTGTTTTTATGACTGTGGAGCTGAACACCTTTTTTCTCAAGTTTTGTCTTTGGATTCCACCTAGAAACCCCTTGATTGTTTATAGATTGGTCCTCTGGTGGCTAATCGCTATTCCTACTATTCGCGAGTACAATACCTACTTGCAAGACAG GAAGCCTGTGAAGAAGCTCGGAGCATTCTGTTGGCTTTCACTGGCAATATGCATAGTGGAACTTCTAATCTGTGTTAAATTTGGCCATG GTCTCTTTCCCAATCCAATGCCTCCATGGTTGATAACATTTTGGACAGCCGTAGGCATAGCTATCGTAATTTTCCTTCTCGCATGGTCTTTTCAGATTCATCGAACGGTGATGATGAAGAAGTTATGA
- the LOC103974224 gene encoding uncharacterized protein LOC103974224 isoform X3, with protein MGDHLALLVDHLLTESTLEAAIGSRKQGQIATDSASSEDPGKEFTRKRSVRDRVSPGKLVECRICQEEDEDCNLEIPCSCCGSLKYAHRKCVQRWCNEKGDTVCEICLKEFKPDYTAPPPKLFHYGSIPMNFRGNWEITREDLDDSRIITLFPSERDTMRSSYGDLSALSTRSTVCCQTVAITFMLLLLLRHMLPLVISGTEQHPFAPISILLLRTAGISLPVFLMIRTIRTFRHQQLSVASHC; from the exons ATGGGAGACCACCTTGCGTTGCTGGTGGACCACCTGCTTACCGAATCAACGCTGGAAGCAGCCATTGGAAGCAGGAAGCAAGGCCAGATCGCCACCGACTCGGCATCCTCGGAGGACCCAGGCAAAGAATTCACTCGAAAGAGAAGCGTCAGAGACAGGGTCTCTCCGGGAAAATTGGTGGAGTGCCGAATCTGTCAAGAGGAAGATGAAGATTGCAACCTGGAGATCCCTTGTTCATGCTGTGGCAGCTTAAAG TATGCTCATAGGAAATGTGTTCAAAGATGGTGTAACGAGAAGGGTGACACAGTGTGTGAGATTTGCCTGAAG GAATTCAAGCCAGATTACACTGCCCCTCCTCCTAAGCTGTTTCACTATGGGAGTATTCCTATGAACTTTAG AGGAAACTGGGAGATCACCAGAGAAGACCTCGATGACTCTCGGATCATAACATTGTTTCCGTCAGAACGCGATACGATGCGTTCCAGCTATGGTGATTTATCAGCATTGAGCACAAGAAGCACCGTTTGCTGTCAAACGGTTGCCATAACA TTCATGTTGCTTTTGCTCCTTCGCCATATGCTTCCTCTCGTGATAAGTGGAACCGAGCAGCACCCGTTCGCTCCCATCTCA ATACTGCTGTTGAGGACTGCTGGAATTTCACTGCCAGTCTTTCTGATGATCAGAACAATAAGGACATTTCGACATCAGCAG CTCTCGGTAGCATCGCATTGTTAG